From Arcticibacter tournemirensis, one genomic window encodes:
- a CDS encoding LytR/AlgR family response regulator transcription factor yields the protein MTRAILIDDEPLAREVVKEYLEDYPQIEVVAECGDGFEGVKAVTQHQPDLIFLDIQMPKITGFEMLELLDTRPAVIFTSAFDEYAIKAFETHAVDYLLKPFAKARFKQAVDKWLDQQNLTEARQQVQALLDSGTSTQVYNERIVVKDRSTIKIIPAVDVHYLEAYDDYVKIHTAGGTFLKNKTMAFFENSLDDKQFVRIHRSFIVQVSQITGIVPYEKESYKLLIKSGESLPVSKTGYAKLKQLLQM from the coding sequence ATGACAAGGGCAATATTAATTGATGACGAACCTTTAGCAAGAGAGGTTGTAAAAGAATATCTGGAAGATTATCCGCAGATTGAAGTGGTCGCGGAATGCGGCGACGGATTTGAAGGGGTAAAAGCAGTAACACAGCACCAGCCCGATCTGATATTTCTCGACATACAAATGCCAAAGATTACTGGCTTTGAAATGCTTGAATTGCTTGATACCCGGCCAGCGGTAATATTTACCTCTGCGTTTGATGAGTATGCTATCAAAGCATTTGAGACACACGCCGTTGATTATCTTCTAAAGCCTTTTGCCAAGGCACGGTTTAAACAGGCCGTGGATAAATGGCTTGATCAGCAGAACCTCACCGAAGCACGGCAGCAGGTGCAGGCATTGCTTGATAGTGGCACTTCGACCCAGGTCTACAACGAGCGCATTGTCGTGAAAGACAGGAGCACTATCAAGATTATTCCCGCCGTAGATGTTCATTATCTTGAGGCTTACGACGACTATGTAAAAATTCACACTGCAGGTGGCACGTTCTTAAAGAACAAGACGATGGCTTTTTTCGAGAATAGTCTCGACGACAAGCAGTTTGTAAGGATCCACCGTTCTTTTATCGTTCAGGTTTCTCAGATTACGGGAATAGTTCCCTATGAGAAAGAGTCGTACAAGTTGCTTATTAAATCGGGAGAGAGCCTCCCTGTTAGTAAAACGGGATATGCTAAGCTAAAACAATTGCTGCAGATGTAA
- a CDS encoding IS1182 family transposase, which translates to MAVKQPVFKPYNQAQILVLPPTLEELIPLWHPVRVVNEVINKLNIEPLLKAYHIRGSSSYHPQMLLKVVVYGYVTNLYSSRKLAAACKESIYFMWLSSMSYPDHNTINRFRGVRLKHALRSVFEEVVKLLSEEGLLSIEEINTDGTKIEANANKYTFVWKKSIQTNKEKMKKQLTEIWQYAQQVASEEDKMPEPPDFTEINSEKVKAAVDQLNEKLAAKDNADKKVKAKLKYITKHYPQNIEKYEHQEEILGQRNSFSKTDTDATFMRMKEDHMKNGQLKPAYNVQISTSNQFIVNYTIHSNTTDTNTLNAHLTQHEASFGKAPEKLTADAGYGSEENYTLLEQKQTIAFVKYGMFDKEQNENYNNKQPFAASKLFYNQEKDCYICPMGRQMNFIGTSRKRTSTGFEQTVKRYQAGNCANCPLNGACHKSSANRIIEVNVNLNRLKQKAHELLNSEEGLQRRKKRCFDVEPTFGNIKQNHGFKRFMLRGKEKVEIEWGLIAIAQNLRKKAG; encoded by the coding sequence ATGGCGGTAAAGCAACCTGTTTTCAAGCCCTATAATCAGGCACAAATTCTGGTACTCCCACCAACCCTTGAAGAATTGATCCCTTTATGGCATCCGGTCCGGGTTGTAAATGAGGTCATTAACAAGCTCAATATAGAGCCGCTTTTAAAAGCTTATCACATTAGGGGAAGTTCAAGTTATCACCCTCAAATGCTGCTTAAAGTGGTGGTTTATGGGTACGTTACCAACCTTTATTCCAGCCGTAAACTGGCGGCAGCCTGTAAGGAAAGTATTTACTTCATGTGGTTAAGTTCGATGAGCTATCCCGATCATAATACGATCAACCGTTTCCGGGGTGTGCGCTTGAAACATGCCCTGCGCAGTGTGTTTGAAGAGGTGGTAAAGCTGTTGTCGGAAGAAGGGCTGCTGAGCATAGAGGAGATTAATACGGATGGAACGAAGATCGAAGCCAATGCCAACAAGTACACCTTCGTTTGGAAGAAGTCGATTCAGACCAATAAAGAGAAGATGAAAAAGCAACTGACTGAGATATGGCAGTATGCACAACAGGTAGCCTCGGAAGAAGACAAGATGCCTGAGCCGCCTGATTTTACGGAAATTAACAGCGAAAAAGTAAAAGCTGCCGTAGATCAGCTTAACGAAAAGCTGGCCGCAAAAGATAATGCAGATAAAAAGGTGAAGGCTAAACTGAAGTATATTACTAAACATTACCCGCAGAATATAGAAAAATATGAGCATCAGGAAGAGATCCTGGGCCAAAGGAACAGCTTTAGTAAAACCGATACGGATGCTACTTTCATGCGGATGAAAGAAGACCACATGAAAAATGGTCAGTTAAAACCCGCCTATAATGTTCAGATATCTACCTCCAACCAGTTCATTGTCAATTATACCATTCATTCCAATACAACAGACACCAATACGCTGAATGCTCATTTAACGCAGCATGAAGCCAGCTTTGGCAAAGCACCTGAAAAGCTCACCGCGGATGCCGGGTACGGATCTGAAGAAAACTACACGCTGCTGGAACAAAAGCAAACCATTGCCTTTGTAAAGTATGGGATGTTCGATAAAGAGCAAAATGAAAACTACAATAACAAACAGCCTTTTGCAGCAAGCAAGCTTTTCTATAACCAGGAGAAAGATTGTTACATCTGTCCGATGGGCCGGCAGATGAATTTCATCGGGACAAGTAGAAAACGAACAAGCACCGGTTTTGAGCAAACAGTAAAAAGATACCAGGCGGGCAATTGCGCTAACTGTCCGCTCAACGGTGCTTGTCATAAATCAAGCGCCAACAGGATCATTGAGGTCAATGTAAATCTGAACCGGCTTAAGCAAAAGGCACATGAACTGTTAAACAGTGAAGAAGGCCTACAGCGGCGAAAGAAACGAT
- a CDS encoding sensor histidine kinase: protein MDVSLFSSKKVIAFMGVAWLAWAAMHAGTFYLLGFGWKTALTDSAVGNILLFFASLVVSNTLRFYQPGKGRYFNVVAWCILLSGIWVFLSRWVLLYMMGESTVYADILDKSLLIRGCIGFLLISGTALISMLWYTMHDQKDNERRKADAEKLAREAELFNLRQQLQPHFLFNSLNSISALVGRRPEEARTMIHQLSDFLRGTLKKAENEFVKLEEELQHLQLYLDIEKVRFGHRLNTEVNKAEGCENLELPAMILQPLVENAIKFGLYDTTGQVTISINASCVLGYLVLTIQNPYDINTVRPKSGTGFGLTGIKRRLYLLFARTDLLETSGENNIFTTTVKIPQYDKGNIN, encoded by the coding sequence GTGGATGTATCATTATTTTCATCAAAAAAGGTAATAGCGTTTATGGGAGTGGCATGGCTTGCCTGGGCAGCTATGCATGCAGGAACGTTTTATTTATTAGGTTTTGGCTGGAAGACTGCACTTACAGACTCTGCTGTCGGCAACATACTGCTCTTTTTCGCCTCGCTGGTGGTGAGCAATACACTTCGCTTTTACCAGCCGGGTAAGGGAAGGTATTTTAATGTAGTAGCATGGTGTATCCTCCTTTCGGGTATTTGGGTGTTCCTGTCGCGGTGGGTTCTGTTGTATATGATGGGCGAAAGTACTGTATATGCAGACATTCTTGACAAGTCGTTACTTATAAGAGGATGTATCGGTTTTCTGCTGATCAGCGGTACTGCTCTTATCAGTATGCTTTGGTATACCATGCATGATCAGAAGGATAACGAAAGAAGGAAGGCCGACGCCGAAAAGCTGGCACGTGAGGCCGAATTATTTAATTTAAGGCAGCAGTTGCAGCCCCACTTTCTGTTTAACAGTCTTAATTCTATCAGCGCCCTGGTAGGGAGAAGGCCTGAAGAAGCGCGAACTATGATTCATCAGCTCTCGGACTTTCTAAGGGGTACTTTAAAAAAGGCGGAGAATGAATTTGTGAAGCTCGAAGAAGAGCTTCAGCATCTGCAGTTGTACCTGGATATCGAGAAAGTTAGATTCGGGCACCGGCTCAATACCGAAGTAAACAAAGCTGAAGGCTGTGAGAATTTAGAACTTCCGGCTATGATCCTGCAGCCATTGGTGGAAAACGCAATTAAATTCGGTCTATATGATACAACCGGACAAGTAACTATCAGTATTAATGCCAGTTGCGTTCTGGGCTATCTGGTGCTTACTATCCAAAATCCTTACGATATTAATACAGTTCGCCCTAAAAGCGGTACCGGCTTTGGACTTACAGGAATAAAACGGCGACTTTATCTTCTATTTGCCCGTACAGATTTACTTGAAACAAGCGGAGAAAATAATATTTTTACAACGACGGTAAAGATACCACAATATGACAAGGGCAATATTAATTGA